A stretch of DNA from Arctopsyche grandis isolate Sample6627 chromosome 6, ASM5162203v2, whole genome shotgun sequence:
TAACCAATAACTTCCTTTATACAAATTGAAAGTTATAATAacctacatatatctaaattattattgatattatagCGTCTGATACATCATAAAATGTTCCAATGTAATATTTACctatatttatattctatttaaataatatgatattatacatatgtatgtatacagacaGCGTAGTCAATACTTACAATGCGTTTCGTCGCTCTTGTCATCGGCGCCGCAGTTATCCACACGATTGCACATCAGTTTTTCGGCGATGCACAAGGAAGACTTGTGGCAGGCGAACTGTTCACAGGGATCACTAGGAGAAATCTCCTTCACTTCTGTCCACACAGCTCGCCAACCCTGAGCACCAATAGACTTATCGGCAGATATGAATCTGAAAATGATGTTTATTTCACATTAAACATGATATCTGGAAGAAATAAGAGAAAGGAAAAGTTTTGCCTCAAGGCTAACCCCAAAGAGCTCGATTTTAAGCAAATGGGTAAAATTGGagcttgaatttattttatgtatgaaaaCATTTGATCATATTAGTTCGAGTTGAGTTTTAAGcataaaaaatgttcaatgttatttttatttataatttattgaaaaagatgTAGATAGGAAATTTTCTTATGGAACCCTCTCAACATTTGTAAGCTGGCGTTTAAAACTTCAATTAAGATTATTATAATACTCTATTAactaatacatgtatgtacatatatacatacatatgtacttgtagttgaatttattttattttaattgcataCTCGAATACAAGCTTAATTTCTTCATCATGTTAAACATTTTTACAGTTTGTCATACAGTGAAGTCTTCATAGGAATGGTTTGTCTTatctttttttttgccttctggAGAAAACAACAGAAAGTTGGTAAGTATAATGATTTTAGTGATTGGTATTAATTCTGGTGGCGCTAattttgttactacgtatatatttatatctatctaaactaaaaatatatgatataagaCAAACTAACGTTATACGCAGAGAATTACTCTCAGTTATATACTGCCATTTGTCTGTTAGAGCTTTTTCACCGCAAAGTTCCACCGGAGGACCATTAACTTCGTGCCACAATCTCAACACGGCAGCCGGACAGCCACGccctaaaatatcaaaataaaagagATTACATCCTGCTTTCAACATTCTTGTGCTTTAAGAATTTCGATTAAGGTTACCTAAGGGGTCGCCTTCGACGgcgaaaaattcaaaattgagcAAAATCTTGTGTTGGGGCTTCACAGACACGAACCAGTTACACGTTTTTGAGGCCAACCCTCTACCCGGACCGTCATAATTTGACGGAAAATTGGGGCTGGTTATCACGCCGTACTCCATACCGGACATATTACCACCGCAGTCTCCGAAGATCGACTTGGCTATCTGAAAATCAAatgatacatttaaaaattgatattaaaactTTTCTTAATCCGAGTATTGAATTTGAACTTCACCTCAAAGGTATATCGTGCTTTGAAACCGCTAGCAACGCCTTCAGAGTCTGCATGTAACAAAACAGCAAGACCCAAAGCCCCACGTGGTGATACGAGGGGTCCAGGAGCTGAAAAGCCACAGTACCGACCTAAAGGTGTCCAGCCTCCCCTTCCAACTCCCCAAACTTCGACCCAATCCTCCCAGCATATTGTTGTTCTGAAATCAGAACGAATAAGTAATAATAAGCTCAAATGTAAAACAGTACAGGTGTGTTGATCTGAAAATACACACCCGTATGCTCCGGTGGTAGTGTTAACAGAATCGGCTTTGACTTTGAAGTGATCAAAGACAATGGTGACTTGCTCGTTGGGTGTGGCTAGGAACATGTACGTGCAATTGGTTTCCGAAGGGTAGTTCGAAGGATACCTCGGACTGTTGAATTCACCTTTTTTCCTTGATGAACTCCTGTACGTGAACGAGCACGAGCCATCTGGAGCTGCCGTGCCTGGGATGCGATATTCTGTAACCGAGCAGAAACCAAAAATAGGTAAGTGCACGAGTAGAGGATTGCTGACCGGTCCGGATATCGATTGAGTTATCGCCGTGCCAGTACTCTAAATATAACATGTTAAATGTTACGACATTAACCTGTTTCAAACGAGTACTTGGCCTTGAAACCGCGACCCCACAGATCTCCTGAACTGAAGACCAGAACGAGTCGAGGTCCATCCGACACGGCGATGCTTGGCGAGACTTCTCCGCACAGGTCCATATCGAACTTGTCGTACGAGTCGGAAGCTTCCTGCCCCTTTAGGTAAACTTTGAGGTATCCATCAGTACACGCCGCTCCTCTGAAAATTTCCCCcaaaaattgtttatattaaaagttgATAAAAGCATGCTAAATATTGgcatactttgtatgtatatactcacTCTGTAACTTTTTCCCCTTTAGGTATTTCAAACTTAATAAATTCCAAACGGACTCTTTCAAGATGTTGAGAGTCTTGCATACCATAAATAAAATACCTGGAATAAcacaatgtaattttaaatttcatttcaaaagtttaatattattattatttttttattaatttttgaatatttaaacggGTTGAATCAATTACCTACAAACTATTTTCGGAATATATGGAAATGGATAATTAGGGCTAAAAACGTATCCCGTCGATTCTTTTTTACTTAATATCTTCTGGTCGCATTCTGATCCGCGAATGTGTTCTGCATCGTTCTTACTTATAAAATCTGAAatcaaattagattttttcttaGTAAAATTTGCAGCAATGGATCTATGTAGTCTGTATTCCTATAAGCATCGAGTACATTCGTATGTAATAGTACtggatattatatatttggtaCCTACCGAGTTTGACGAAGCTCTCAGAGAATTCGAACATGCCCTTGAAGCCGCGGTTTTGGGTGTTGGCTGTCCTCGGTAGCGTGTAGAAGACGACCAACAGCCTCTCGTCGCTGGAGTACAACACCAAGTTGCGTTGTTGGCCACAATATGTGCCGACTTGCGCCGAAGAGTTGTCCGGACCATCGTACACCCGCACATAGTCGAATGGGCAgctgaaaaaaaagaaaaaaaaccgttTCAAAAGGATGATATCAATATGAAGCGATAAAACgtcaaaatctattataatatggtGACTTACTGAGGTCCGCCGTAGAAGAGATCGAAGTCACGGAATTCGATACGGATCCTCTGGCCTGGTCTTCCGAGGAACTGATAAGCACAATGCAATCCCTTGGGATACGCGCCTGGGTACGTCGGCGAGAGTAGCGCCCCTTTTCTCCTCTTGGACTCGTGCACCGTGAACGAGCAAGGAGTCTGCTCCACGGTCGTTCCCACCGAATATTCCGCTGAAAACAAGCCGTCGAAGCCGGGTCAGATCGATATAGAAAATCCTACGggctaattttaaatgaaaagcgCGTATATTTCAATGGCGGAAATCCGCTGACCCGAACGAACCCCTGGCAACCGAGCTCGCAGTCGAACAATAAAGCTAATTAGTAGGTGGATGTCACGGTTCACCAGTGATGACAATCTTGGCTAGGgtgaattttattgaatttatcaaATGTCGCTCGTAATAAATGACTACGGTTGATGAGAAAATAAGTAAATGCTGTTGCGACACAAAGCCGACTTATAAATTCCAAAATGCTCCAAGTTCTACATAGctatcttatgtatgtatgtatatgtgttacagtcgaagtgtatattcagttgtaatatattccactggcgttttaggtcactcatattcgaatacaattaaacTAGTACATCATATCTCTGCAAGCGCAAATTTTCAACAATGTACgccagttataatataacagttggATTGTTCTGATGTTTTTTCGAATGCtataataatgcgttaatatatgtaggtattacgaataaaattctatatatatggATGCggaacgtggactctgaagaccaggataaTCAGCAGCATCGATGTTTTTGAGATCTGATTCTACAGGTATATGCTGAAGATCTGTTTTGGTCCTTCGGACAAATGCATCTCCGGACTCCGgagagatatacatatgcagtTAGATTAAGCGTTTCACACccggtgatttcttagtcgctcacatttttatacatttggtcTGGTCGGTGTAGCCTAGAGCTATAttctgggacatgtgtaatgaaattaaatatttataatataatactgattcttcacaatgtataaaattccgactgttaaaatattgatcaaaatgtataaaaatagcattaatttacgtacaagtcatatgagatgatcgaaaaatatgtatgtagtcatattatatgtacataataatatgtatgtagtcatattatacataataatatgtatgtagtcatattatacataataatatgtatgtagtcatattatccataataatatgtatgtagtcatattatacataataatatgtaaattaaactaagttAAACATcattattcagctgtcactttgacacttggttataatattacacgctgtccagttcacgcattcgccaaagaatttgccgaatccgtgaactgggcaacgtgcttgcatttttcacgcattcgacAATTctgttgccgaatgcgtgtaatagacaatttcacggattcggtgtaacatgtgtacatatatattaagaaaaacggTCTTTTCTCTTTACCTGCTAAGTAATCGAATGTGAAATTTTCGAAGTTGTAACCAACCAAAAAAATTTtctagatttgtataatttttgacaaaaactatatcaatttttagatttctaacgggtttccggaaacttttgatttttaacaacggatttccggaaacccatggaaaccattagggtgacaccactgccggGATAAGGCTTTAGGTAGAAGAAGATTACGAATAAGGATAATGAGTGCCGTATTATGATAactttaagaatgtgttcaaaacaaaaatttgactttccaactcaatttattagtcgactgacgttttcacgaaaacctagcctctccatctaacctggtaccaaattatattttgaccagtttagaatgtaattcgccatgtGAATCAACTTACTGGTGTTACTGTATTGTTtgcttgtccggagcatattggagtttgggtcAGTAATTTGGattcccactgaaattaaattctctctcttgatagaaagagttcaaaaaaaattcttagatgcctttatatgaagaaatataaatattacccctatttatttcccactgcctttttacaaggtatacTAGGCTtggactcactatcttcgagaagaattattgccatctccaaatatttatttggagtattaaagggaagaatcgacaacccttcgattttattggaattaaaattttcggcgcctgtaTGCGGTAGAGCTTTACTTTTCCAACTTATTCCTGCGAAAATGTCTTTCAACatctcgtctcttgtaaaggctactcggttccttaatgtgattgatgagcatttggacctgttcaatcgtcatgttgatgagctggtgatgagatgaatgattggaattttattgattttattttgttgttttctttcttttttttttgtaagactggtgtgacgctttggggcaacctgtcaggtcacactggttaatttattgttactatTATTACAACTACCCAAAATATAGTACAActcaaaatacacttcaactacatataacggtagttggtaccaggttagatggaatatattccaactagtcaaagtatatttcaactggaagatacacttcaactgtaacatagtAGATGAAATCCAAATACAAAAAGTCTTGTCATCGATTTGTTtgaaatgtatgaatgtatgtgtgtactcaCAGTCATTGATAAAGCTGTAGGTGCCCTGGAAAAGTGTTGATGGCGTGTATGTCTTGTCTGTGAAGAAGGAGAGCGCGATGGCTCTATGTAGCGAAACTCGGCGGCGCGGTGGAATAGGTCCGCAATACCGGCCGCCGAAAGGACTCGTTACCAATTCGGCAGCTTCACCACTCACCGCCTCCGAGTACACGTCCATGTACTCGTGTACACAcctgaaatgtacatataaagatacatatttaaaaaaaaatgacatatgtacatataaatgatcaataaaaaaagtttcgAGTGCTGCATGAGACCAATAGATTATACGTAGGTATGGAAACTCAACCAATGGTTGGAgtagaactatgtatgtacatatgtacatacatacatagtccattggtaaaagtatatatacatattagtggGCTCACCTCActataatacttgtatcgatGAAGAATGACGCTTtgttacaataataattatttaagtgTGGTAAGCACAGTTAAATTGGCGGTGATTAGGGCAATGGTCATTCACAATACACGTTCTAACAGTGTACATAGAATGCAAGAGAGCAAACTGCAAAGCTATCAATAGCCATTACATCCCAAAAGAATATTGTCCTAATCATCATCCGTTGTCAAGTTAAAATATAGCGCTAGCTactatacacgtatgtatgtaaatacatatatagttaaaaCGACTAAAACCAGTATTGCATGTAAACAGTACGAaatatattctttagtacattctatatggacatttttaatgtataagTGGCGTATGTAACAGCAGTAACTGACAcgatctatttatattatacagccGTCCATGGCACCGAAACGTttcaagcagaaccggttttctttggccaccgAGGAAATATTCTCGCATGATGTGACGACATAGTGGCGAGCGCACCCGTATTAACGAAAGTGCTgctatgtgcatatgaatatttttaaaaacgtcatattgtgataaTATTGACTCAACTATATGCCGCAAGCAATATTGAGCCATATCGCCGCGCTctgtaatatatgtgtatataagtcGATTTTGCatcgaaaatggtccaaaacaagcatgaacgtgccgaaaacgagcggtgctgtatagtatgaatagaagtagacttttccgtgcagtgttgtgtTGTGCAGTGCTGGACAATATAAACATACCTAACTATGATTGATGGTTTTTGGGCgttaattttttatgtagtatacttgaaaaaatgttttaaagtcACAGTAATGTTGCGTCGTGGTGGGTTTTAGGATCCAAATTAAAGCCCaaaatcgcttcacagcatttattcaacgattcaagaggtccgCACGGATCCAACGCCCATTCTAGAATCATTAAATCtatcgtgtgtacctccttataaaggacaagttgcacactaCAGCTTCTTTGATCCAttaatgtatctattgtctaggtaCGTAAAGATCTACCGTGGCGAGTccattgtttacgcacgcaatCGCTCAGGTATATGAGAACTCCAGcttatcctttgttcgggcacttactgagtcccgttagtctAATCCGGGGTGTCTATTGTTCAcctacgaatgcacttagatagTGGATACTCTATCTTATGTTCACACGTTACAATACTCACATAGCACTTAAAACATAGAAAGTAGTACAAATTCGAACTTACCCAGGTAGCTCACCCACAGCTGCTCCACTGTAATAAACAAATAACAAAAACGGATTAAGTTCAAGTTCAATTTCGAATAAAAATGGATACTGCGAAATGATCAATACTGACTCTTGCGGCTTCCCTCTTAGGTTGAAGACCGTGAAGACGAGCTCGACCCGTTGTCCAGGAGCGGCTAGGAAGGTATACAGACACTGGCGAGAATGGTTGTTAGGATTGACCAGCTCCGGAGCCGAGAATGTGCCACCTTCCTCTTCGCCGCTGCTCACGAACGTCTGGTCACACTCTGCAACCAATCAAGTGTCTCCAATTAATACCCAATACTTGACAGTGTCACACTTTGTAGCACTTCGGAGAGAAGACCTGTCGTTAATATTTCTCAGTTTACCGTTCGTTATTCGCAATAAATGTCCAAATTAAGATCGTACAAGCGCAGAATGCATAATTGGGAAAGATTGATGAGCgcgtattaaatttgaatattgctTCGCGTGTCAATTACAATGTGACAAGACATTGATTAATACGCACCTGCAAAATCAGCAGAAATGAGGCGTTCATATAAAAAGagattttttgacattttttcaaatttaaaaacaattggaaaatttgaataatttttaaatatgggtatttaaaaaaataacaaaactaaTTACTGTTTTCATGCAATTTCGTACACCATCCATTCATAGTAATTTAaggctatttattattttatatccgTGTCCTGATTTGGGCTATGCTgttcatttaaattaatattttatattgtatgcatACATCAGTGACGTATCGTGAAATTctctctgtttttatcgcacagcgtTACTTACGCGAGCGCGAGTAGGGTGCAAGGGAACTAGgcgacgtcataccgagtcatACATAGTATATGCTGATTTGCTGTAAAGTTTTTTAGTAATGTGTATGGCatgatacttatgtacatagtttggatatataaatttaaacatctTTGAGGTGtgtttacaatttatatttttatatggtgccattacaggttgccaACTATGatgaaacttgtacatataattttttgaaattatatttatatagtggTAAAAAATAGGTGATAAGTTTCAACAAGAGATacggtttcaacaatgaaatcggatcaTTTGGCAAactataggaaacgatcgacttgtagtcacaaatatctaaatatgACCAGCGGTACTGGGAAAACAGTCAGAATACATTAATTTCAATCGAGGTAAAACCAGGGCTTAAACCTGGGACTTCTCGGTGTttggcattaacgcaaccatagAGATactgattatacatacatacatacatacatatacatgtaatgGCTAATGGGAGTAATCGGCATTTTAACTTGACAGTATTATCATATTTGCAACATGAAATGCTACTACTCACTAATTACTTcacggtatgtacatatgtatgtacgtacgtatgtagttTAGAAATGAAGCTAaagctttgatatttgaattgaaatagttatgtatgtacatatgtatattcgcattttaatgaaaaactatcaattacatattattgGGTTATGAGCAGAGATCGGTGGCCAGTATTCTTTTATGCTAAAAAAATGGTTCCCTTATTAAAAGCCTCGTGTCAACCTATTTTTGCTctctttttttactttttttatttaggacaatattaattgacagtatgaatcattttttgtgcataaaaaaATCCTGGCCGCCGATCTCTGGCCATGAGAGTGAATGGTATCATGTGCTATATTTTctgtatgtactatattttctaaaaaaatattgattttttaacaaAAGGGGCATTTATTTTAACCatcagcatggactagtggtagCATATATGTAATGTCACGCGTTCaaatcccaccggttgctgctggccagaccttgaatatgtgacttcaggtcgatcgtttcctatcagagtttgccaatttatctgattgaaatggttcctgaaaattggcaacccttacccatttcttgcaaattttcaatttttcagaatctcgaatttcactgaattgtataaaatgctgcaaatttgaccatatactatgtacatatgtctccgtggatgttaattgatatttgtataaTCCTTGCAATACTTCTGTGCAATTTTTGACCATACATAGATGTCGTATTTAGTGTAAGAAATATACCTATGTCGTGTTTACCTGtaaaagcaataaataaaatgtaactaATATAAACATTTGGCTACAATGGCGCCACCATTGGATCACTTTGCAATACCAGTGCGGtgtaataaattaacaaaaataaaatattgattttatttaaagtcaTTATAGCATATtgacgatctattcatattctTCTCTCACTTACTCATTTTGCAAATGGTTCTATTATATGGCCTCTTAAAATTgcagaataaatattttgaagcaTTTATGCTAGAGTACGAATGATCAgagcaaaatataaatatattgtttagtACGCATTTGAAGCACACATAATTTAACCCTGTCATTGATATCATTGACCCGAGCTAATTGGGGCATAGCACGAAGATAAAAGTGTCTCGATTTCAAGGTCGACCATAGTGTACAATGGAGCAGAAGTCGGGTGGGAAGTTTTGCACGTAAATCCGGTCGACCGTGGACAAACTAAACGGATAA
This window harbors:
- the LOC143912634 gene encoding tolloid-like protein 1, encoding MAPEYWLNSHRSLSLSLLCLFAASLQVTSECDQTFVSSGEEEGGTFSAPELVNPNNHSRQCLYTFLAAPGQRVELVFTVFNLRGKPQDGAAVGELPGCVHEYMDVYSEAVSGEAAELVTSPFGGRYCGPIPPRRRVSLHRAIALSFFTDKTYTPSTLFQGTYSFINDSEYSVGTTVEQTPCSFTVHESKRRKGALLSPTYPGAYPKGLHCAYQFLGRPGQRIRIEFRDFDLFYGGPHCPFDYVRVYDGPDNSSAQVGTYCGQQRNLVLYSSDERLLVVFYTLPRTANTQNRGFKGMFEFSESFVKLDFISKNDAEHIRGSECDQKILSKKESTGYVFSPNYPFPYIPKIVCRYFIYGMQDSQHLERVRLEFIKFEIPKGEKVTEGAACTDGYLKVYLKGQEASDSYDKFDMDLCGEVSPSIAVSDGPRLVLVFSSGDLWGRGFKAKYSFETEYRIPGTAAPDGSCSFTYRSSSRKKGEFNSPRYPSNYPSETNCTYMFLATPNEQVTIVFDHFKVKADSVNTTTGAYGTTICWEDWVEVWGVGRGGWTPLGRYCGFSAPGPLVSPRGALGLAVLLHADSEGVASGFKARYTFEIAKSIFGDCGGNMSGMEYGVITSPNFPSNYDGPGRGLASKTCNWFVSVKPQHKILLNFEFFAVEGDPLGRGCPAAVLRLWHEVNGPPVELCGEKALTDKWQYITESNSLRITFISADKSIGAQGWRAVWTEVKEISPSDPCEQFACHKSSLCIAEKLMCNRVDNCGADDKSDETHCKY